The Bos indicus isolate NIAB-ARS_2022 breed Sahiwal x Tharparkar chromosome 12, NIAB-ARS_B.indTharparkar_mat_pri_1.0, whole genome shotgun sequence genomic sequence GTGGTTTTCATTTGTGTATCCACCCATCTTTTACTTCTCTAAATTTAGCATCCACATAATATACCTGTTCTTATAGGGGTTTTACTCAGATCACAGTCACTAGATTTAGAAAACCTGAATATCTGAGGtaagttaattatttaaaattatagatgTGTATTAGCATGATTTGATAAATTTAAAGGTTTAGCAACAATTATAATACAACTATTAAGGAAACCACCTCCTAGAAGAGGTCTCTCTTTAAAGTTAGAGCCTTGTATACATGATACAGAATACATGTGGCTAGATAACAAGATTCTATATATgacttagaaaaataagaatcttCAAAGGcaagaatttaaattatttcaattaaCTATGCCTTTACCTTATAtcttttaagtaatttaaaaaaaaaagaaggcctcACTGAAACATTTGgcctttgtttttctaaaatggCAATTCTTTTGAAATATGCTAAATTTTTCCAAAGTGAAAACCACAGACATACATTTAGAATGTAAATGTTCCAACTGGCTTAATAAAAGTTCAATCACAAAAATCTccaatactaaaatatttaagtatCTTTCACATTTATTCAAAGTTCCACAGTGAAAATGAATAGCCTCTGTCAAAACTCCTTGATCAAAACTATTACTTTGATCAAGGTTAGTAAGGCAAATCTGTGAAAAGaacattcctttaaaaatcaacttAATTTAAAGCCGTGTAGTATCATGAGAGGTTTCACAACTCTTCTAGCTAGCCAGCTTCAAAGACACAATTTGATTCAATAAATGTGATCACCATATTATTACCAATCCTATTAAGAAAACAATGGTCTAGTAATGTATTTTAGGCTTTCTGTATTTCTCTGGTTAGAGAAGAGAACAAGTAGAGTAGATTAGCAGAACACAGGCAGTTTCATGTCTCTATAAATTCAACCCTCCAAGACATTCTCTTTCTTTACTCTTTAAAACAGCTACCATCTTGATCTACTatgcaaaaggaaaaacatactgCCTACTACTGTCAAAGATAAATTGGGCTGTTTTTAAGAGTGtatgcccctcctcccccataaaacattttttaccaTTCCCATTTCTTTACTGTTCAGATAAAACGACCATTAAGTAAGTACACAAAAGTCAGTCAGTTAGTTTGAGAGCAACCTGTATAACCCAGCTTAGGTCACCTTTCCTATAATATCTGACTAGGAAAAGCAGTAACATGATCTTTTTCAGACTAATAGCAAACACAGTAGAACTTTGGGTCATCCAGTCCAGTGAAGGAGAAACAAATGGAACCAAAACCTCCCCTTCTGCCCCCAAGAGATGATCATAACGATTTTAGTAAGTCAAAAGAAGAGACGAAATATTAAGCTGGGTTGGCAAAAATTAAGCTTCTGTTCATAATTAATTCTAAAAAACCATCTCATAAATAACAAAACCGCTTGGGGCTCCCATACCTACTCTTAATGTTCAAAAACCATTCTGTCAAGTATTGTTTACGTTTTACTTAGACCATTTCCTAAGCAGTTTGAAACCATTCCATCACACTCCTGCTCTAGAAAACTTACCAGAAAAATGCTCGTTCACctctaaagaggaaaaaagtagaTAATGCTTTTAGACTAACCCTGTGCATATGCAGTGACTAAAAAGAGGAACTCTGCATCTGTTGAATGCCTGCAGAAACACGGCATGAGCTTACCTCTCGTCCTCGCCATCCACCAGGGGTGTCGTCAGCGGTAGCACCTTCAACgggaaaagagaagcagaggctgcaaggctgctgctactgccatCTGAAACTGCTGACACTCCCCCACTGTCACCACTGATGGTCTGAGGTAAGCCAACTAAGGAGGGTTCCGCTGGGCGCCTGGCATCTTCGATTTGGCTTCCAATTGCCTGAGCTAATGATTGTGCGgagaactgaacagaactgagcgGTAGCTGTTGTGCCAAAGGCAAATTTATATTAGATGCTAGCAAGGGAGGCTGACTGACACTTTGAACCAAATTACCATTCTGAGTGACAGGGGCTTGTGCTATATTCTGTGACGGGACCAAGTTTGTCGGGGCAGAAGGCAGTCCAGAAGGACCAGCTGAACTAACCTGATTCGTAACAGAAATACTACTAGCAGAGGGCAAAGGACTAACTGCAGGCAACTGCTTCGAAACCACTCCTGGAGCTACCGACTCGACCCCCTGTGGCTGGGGAGGCACAGGTAATAGGGTACTCTGAGGTGCAATGACCAGTTGTTGAGGAAGGCCTGAAGCGCTGGGCTGAACTCCCTGATGAAGGATCGCAGCTGGAGCAGGTGGCACTATCTGTGAAGACGGAGGAGCACCTTGCTGGATAACTGAAGGTGTGACTTGGGTGGAGGGCTGCTGCAGTGCCGATGGTAGACTTGTCTGTTGACCAATAGTTGCGATTTGACTGCCAGGAGGTACAGCGGCTACTGTCGTGTGAGCCTTGCCAACAGGTTGGCCAGCTGCCCCCGCAGGTTGTGCTTGCACTGCCGCGGGCTGCACTGGGAGCTGGATGCTCTGTGGCTGAGCCATAGGAATCACCGTGGCTCCAACAGCCACCCCTGCAGAAGTGGGCTGTCCAGAGGATACCGCTGTTTGGAGAAGCGGTGAGGGCTGAACATACTCGGAGGCTGGGTTCGGAGCCACTGATGTACCATGGCTTGGGGCCATCGGAGGGCCCACAGCTGGCGCCGGCTGGCTATATTGTACCTGTTGGGGTGGCGCCCCTGGCAGGGGAGCTTGCACTGGGGGAGCCGCCTGGGAATACGGCAGTTGGGGTTGAGCCAGGCTGGCGACGGAAGGCTGCTGACCTAAAGCCGAAGTGACGCCCACCACGCCAACAGGTGACGGCTGAATACCGGCTTGCAGAGGTACTGGTTGAAGACCTGGCTTCGGCTGATAGCCCAGTTCTTGAGACGGTAACTGTACCTGCGAGATCTGCGACTGAGAAATACTCTGAGGCATGCTAACTGCTGAAATGCCCTGTGGAGCGGCGCTACTGAAGTCCATCTGCGGAAGGGCCACCCCTGGAAGGGTCGGGGGCACCGGCGGGGCTGCCAGGGTGCCCATCTCTCCGCTGCCCACACTCTCCGTGTAGTGACTCAGTGTGCTGACGCTGCTGCTCACAGAGCTCCCACTCGTGCTCTCCCTCTCAGAAGTCGCTTCGGTCGGGTTTTGTCTTACACTTTCCACCACCTTATTTACGACCACCCCTTCGGTGGCGGGTACAGCGGCGTTTTCTTTTTCATAGAACTCAGTGCAAGTCCATCGACCTTTTTTGAAAGGCTCAGAAGTAGAATCCAACTTCACGACTCTGAACCTGGACGTGTTAACGGTTGGCTGTTGCTGCTGACTCGAAACGGACCCCACTGTCATGCCCGCTGCTGCATTGGCAGCGCTGTTAAAGGCCGCGGAGGAAGCAATCGTACCATTGCCCATGCCACTCAAGATATTCACATTAACCCCGCTGCTCACTGCAGGCCCGACACTC encodes the following:
- the TSC22D1 gene encoding TSC22 domain family protein 1 isoform X3, which translates into the protein MHQPPESTAAAAAADMSARKMAHPAMFPRRGSGGGSASALGAAGTGVGSSAPSAEDFPPPSLLQPPPPAASSLSGPQPPPPQSLNLLSQAQLQAQPLAPGGTQMKKKSGFQITSVTPAQISASISSNNSIAEDTESYDDLDESHTEDLSSSEILDVSLSRATDLGEPERSSSEETLNNFQEAETPGAVSPNQPHLPQPHLPHLPQQNVVINGNAHPHPLHHHHPIHGHHLHHGHHHPSHAGVASTSIPGGPPSSPVSRKLSAAGSSDGVMPVAPTSAVSSSGSPASVMTSVRAPSTTGSLGINSVTGTNTMNNVNVTAVGSFNPPVTSSMLGNANISVSSIPSAASVSVGPAVSSGVNVNILSGMGNGTIASSAAFNSAANAAAGMTVGSVSSQQQQPTVNTSRFRVVKLDSTSEPFKKGRWTCTEFYEKENAAVPATEGVVVNKVVESVRQNPTEATSERESTSGSSVSSSVSTLSHYTESVGSGEMGTLAAPPVPPTLPGVALPQMDFSSAAPQGISAVSMPQSISQSQISQVQLPSQELGYQPKPGLQPVPLQAGIQPSPVGVVGVTSALGQQPSVASLAQPQLPYSQAAPPVQAPLPGAPPQQVQYSQPAPAVGPPMAPSHGTSVAPNPASEYVQPSPLLQTAVSSGQPTSAGVAVGATVIPMAQPQSIQLPVQPAAVQAQPAGAAGQPVGKAHTTVAAVPPGSQIATIGQQTSLPSALQQPSTQVTPSVIQQGAPPSSQIVPPAPAAILHQGVQPSASGLPQQLVIAPQSTLLPVPPQPQGVESVAPGVVSKQLPAVSPLPSASSISVTNQVSSAGPSGLPSAPTNLVPSQNIAQAPVTQNGNLVQSVSQPPLLASNINLPLAQQLPLSSVQFSAQSLAQAIGSQIEDARRPAEPSLVGLPQTISGDSGGVSAVSDGSSSSLAASASLFPLKVLPLTTPLVDGEDESASLLPEVQGVILEPQIQPRPRRAFDVRGPLSPLNLWRQNIQLLERVGKGYLDNGRPVYLFSNCPDFFQLVNILLPPKELL
- the TSC22D1 gene encoding TSC22 domain family protein 1 isoform X4, producing the protein MHQPPESTAAAAAADMSARKMAHPAMFPRRGSGGGSASALGAAGTGVGSSAPSAEDFPPPSLLQPPPPAASSLSGPQPPPPQSLNLLSQAQLQAQPLAPGGTQMKKKSGFQITSVTPAQISASISSNNSIAEDTESYDDLDESHTEDLSSSEILDVSLSRATDLGEPERSSSEETLNNFQEAETPGAVSPNQPHLPQPHLPHLPQQNVVINGNAHPHPLHHHHPIHGHHLHHGHHHPSHAGVASTSIPGGPPSSPVSRKLSAAGSSDGVMPVAPTSAVSSSGSPASVMTSVRAPSTTGSLGINSVTGTNTMNNVNVTAVGSFNPPVTSSMLGNANISVSSIPSAASVSVGPAVSSGVNVNILSGMGNGTIASSAAFNSAANAAAGMTVGSVSSQQQQPTVNTSRFRVVKLDSTSEPFKKGRWTCTEFYEKENAAVPATEGVVVNKVVESVRQNPTEATSERESTSGSSVSSSVSTLSHYTESVGSGEMGTLAAPPVPPTLPGVALPQMDFSSAAPQGISAVSMPQSISQSQISQVQLPSQELGYQPKPGLQPVPLQAGIQPSPVGVVGVTSALGQQPSVASLAQPQLPYSQAAPPVQAPLPGAPPQQVQYSQPAPAVGPPMAPSHGTSVAPNPASEYVQPSPLLQTAVSSGQPTSAGVAVGATVIPMAQPQSIQLPVQPAAVQAQPAGAAGQPVGKAHTTVAAVPPGSQIATIGQQTSLPSALQQPSTQVTPSVIQQGAPPSSQIVPPAPAAILHQGVQPSASGLPQQLVIAPQSTLLPVPPQPQGVESVAPGVVSKQLPAVSPLPSASSISVTNQVSSAGPSGLPSAPTNLVPSQNIAQAPVTQNGNLVQSVSQPPLLASNINLPLAQQLPLSSVQFSAQSLAQAIGSQIEDARRPAEPSLVGLPQTISGDSGGVSAVSDGSSSSLAASASLFPLKVLPLTTPLVDGEDESASLLPEVQGVILEPQIQPRPRRAFDVRGPLSPLNLWRQNIQLLERVGKG
- the TSC22D1 gene encoding TSC22 domain family protein 1 isoform X1 gives rise to the protein MHQPPESTAAAAAADMSARKMAHPAMFPRRGSGGGSASALGAAGTGVGSSAPSAEDFPPPSLLQPPPPAASSLSGPQPPPPQSLNLLSQAQLQAQPLAPGGTQMKKKSGFQITSVTPAQISASISSNNSIAEDTESYDDLDESHTEDLSSSEILDVSLSRATDLGEPERSSSEETLNNFQEAETPGAVSPNQPHLPQPHLPHLPQQNVVINGNAHPHPLHHHHPIHGHHLHHGHHHPSHAGVASTSIPGGPPSSPVSRKLSAAGSSDGVMPVAPTSAVSSSGSPASVMTSVRAPSTTGSLGINSVTGTNTMNNVNVTAVGSFNPPVTSSMLGNANISVSSIPSAASVSVGPAVSSGVNVNILSGMGNGTIASSAAFNSAANAAAGMTVGSVSSQQQQPTVNTSRFRVVKLDSTSEPFKKGRWTCTEFYEKENAAVPATEGVVVNKVVESVRQNPTEATSERESTSGSSVSSSVSTLSHYTESVGSGEMGTLAAPPVPPTLPGVALPQMDFSSAAPQGISAVSMPQSISQSQISQVQLPSQELGYQPKPGLQPVPLQAGIQPSPVGVVGVTSALGQQPSVASLAQPQLPYSQAAPPVQAPLPGAPPQQVQYSQPAPAVGPPMAPSHGTSVAPNPASEYVQPSPLLQTAVSSGQPTSAGVAVGATVIPMAQPQSIQLPVQPAAVQAQPAGAAGQPVGKAHTTVAAVPPGSQIATIGQQTSLPSALQQPSTQVTPSVIQQGAPPSSQIVPPAPAAILHQGVQPSASGLPQQLVIAPQSTLLPVPPQPQGVESVAPGVVSKQLPAVSPLPSASSISVTNQVSSAGPSGLPSAPTNLVPSQNIAQAPVTQNGNLVQSVSQPPLLASNINLPLAQQLPLSSVQFSAQSLAQAIGSQIEDARRPAEPSLVGLPQTISGDSGGVSAVSDGSSSSLAASASLFPLKVLPLTTPLVDGEDESSSGASVVAIDNKIEQAMDLVKSHLMYAVREEVEVLKEQIKELIEKNSQLEQENNLLKTLASPEQLAQFQAQLQTGSPPATTQPQGTTQPPAQPASQGSGPTA
- the TSC22D1 gene encoding TSC22 domain family protein 1 isoform X2, with protein sequence MHQPPESTAAAAAADMSARKMAHPAMFPRRGSGGGSASALGAAGTGVGSSAPSAEDFPPPSLLQPPPPAASSLSGPQPPPPQSLNLLSQAQLQAQPLAPGGTQMKKKSGFQITSVTPAQISASISSNNSIAEDTESYDDLDESHTEDLSSSEILDVSLSRATDLGEPERSSSEETLNNFQEAETPGAVSPNQPHLPQPHLPHLPQQNVVINGNAHPHPLHHHHPIHGHHLHHGHHHPSHAGVASTSIPGGPPSSPVSRKLSAAGSSDGVMPVAPTSAVSSSGSPASVMTSVRAPSTTGSLGINSVTGTNTMNNVNVTAVGSFNPPVTSSMLGNANISVSSIPSAASVSVGPAVSSGVNVNILSGMGNGTIASSAAFNSAANAAAGMTVGSVSSQQQQPTVNTSRFRVVKLDSTSEPFKKGRWTCTEFYEKENAAVPATEGVVVNKVVESVRQNPTEATSERESTSGSSVSSSVSTLSHYTESVGSGEMGTLAAPPVPPTLPGVALPQMDFSSAAPQGISAVSMPQSISQSQISQVQLPSQELGYQPKPGLQPVPLQAGIQPSPVGVVGVTSALGQQPSVASLAQPQLPYSQAAPPVQAPLPGAPPQQVQYSQPAPAVGPPMAPSHGTSVAPNPASEYVQPSPLLQTAVSSGQPTSAGVAVGATVIPMAQPQSIQLPVQPAAVQAQPAGAAGQPVGKAHTTVAAVPPGSQIATIGQQTSLPSALQQPSTQVTPSVIQQGAPPSSQIVPPAPAAILHQGVQPSASGLPQQLVIAPQSTLLPVPPQPQGVESVAPGVVSKQLPAVSPLPSASSISVTNQVSSAGPSGLPSAPTNLVPSQNIAQAPVTQNGNLVQSVSQPPLLASNINLPLAQQLPLSSVQFSAQSLAQAIGSQIEDARRPAEPSLVGLPQTISGDSGGVSAVSDGSSSSLAASASLFPLKVLPLTTPLVDGEDESASLLPEVQGVILEPQIQPRPRRAFDVRGPLSPLNLWRQNIQLLERVGKGFLSTGKHPPSAKGTPLAEPSRMISVTHAATAVWKAVVNGAMHYV
- the TSC22D1 gene encoding TSC22 domain family protein 1 isoform X5 is translated as MHQPPESTAAAAAADMSARKMAHPAMFPRRGSGGGSASALGAAGTGVGSSAPSAEDFPPPSLLQPPPPAASSLSGPQPPPPQSLNLLSQAQLQAQPLAPGGTQMKKKSGFQITSVTPAQISASISSNNSIAEDTESYDDLDESHTEDLSSSEILDVSLSRATDLGEPERSSSEETLNNFQEAETPGAVSPNQPHLPQPHLPHLPQQNVVINGNAHPHPLHHHHPIHGHHLHHGHHHPSHAGVASTSIPGGPPSSPVSRKLSAAGSSDGVMPVAPTSAVSSSGSPASVMTSVRAPSTTGSLGINSVTGTNTMNNVNVTAVGSFNPPVTSSMLGNANISVSSIPSAASVSVGPAVSSGVNVNILSGMGNGTIASSAAFNSAANAAAGMTVGSVSSQQQQPTVNTSRFRVVKLDSTSEPFKKGRWTCTEFYEKENAAVPATEGVVVNKVVESVRQNPTEATSERESTSGSSVSSSVSTLSHYTESVGSGEMGTLAAPPVPPTLPGVALPQMDFSSAAPQGISAVSMPQSISQSQISQVQLPSQELGYQPKPGLQPVPLQAGIQPSPVGVVGVTSALGQQPSVASLAQPQLPYSQAAPPVQAPLPGAPPQQVQYSQPAPAVGPPMAPSHGTSVAPNPASEYVQPSPLLQTAVSSGQPTSAGVAVGATVIPMAQPQSIQLPVQPAAVQAQPAGAAGQPVGKAHTTVAAVPPGSQIATIGQQTSLPSALQQPSTQVTPSVIQQGAPPSSQIVPPAPAAILHQGVQPSASGLPQQLVIAPQSTLLPVPPQPQGVESVAPGVVSKQLPAVSPLPSASSISVTNQVLPLTTPLVDGEDESSSGASVVAIDNKIEQAMDLVKSHLMYAVREEVEVLKEQIKELIEKNSQLEQENNLLKTLASPEQLAQFQAQLQTGSPPATTQPQGTTQPPAQPASQGSGPTA
- the TSC22D1 gene encoding TSC22 domain family protein 1 isoform X6 translates to MHQPPESTAAAAAADMSARKMAHPAMFPRRGSGGGSASALGAAGTGVGSSAPSAEDFPPPSLLQPPPPAASSLSGPQPPPPQSLNLLSQAQLQAQPLAPGGTQMKKKSGFQITSVTPAQISASISSNNSIAEDTESYDDLDESHTEDLSSSEILDVSLSRATDLGEPERSSSEETLNNFQEAETPGAVSPNQPHLPQPHLPHLPQQNVVINGNAHPHPLHHHHPIHGHHLHHGHHHPSHAGVASTSIPGGPPSSPVSRKLSAAGSSDGVMPVAPTSAVSSSGSPASVMTSVRAPSTTGSLGINSVTGTNTMNNVNVTAVGSFNPPVTSSMLGNANISVSSIPSAASVSVGPAVSSGVNVNILSGMGNGTIASSAAFNSAANAAAGMTVGSVSSQQQQPTVNTSRFRVVKLDSTSEPFKKGRWTCTEFYEKENAAVPATEGVVVNKVVESVRQNPTEATSERESTSGSSVSSSVSTLSHYTESVGSGEMGTLAAPPVPPTLPGVALPQMDFSSAAPQGISAVSMPQSISQSQISQVQLPSQELGYQPKPGLQPVPLQAGIQPSPVGVVGVTSALGQQPSVASLAQPQLPYSQAAPPVQAPLPGAPPQQVQYSQPAPAVGPPMAPSHGTSVAPNPASEYVQPSPLLQTAVSSGQPTSAGVAVGATVIPMAQPQSIQLPVQPAAVQAQPAGAAGQPVGKAHTTVAAVPPGSQIATIGQQTSLPSALQQPSTQVTPSVIQQGAPPSSQIVPPAPAAILHQGVQPSASGLPQQLVIAPQSTLLPVPPQPQGVESVAPGVVSKQLPAVSPLPSASSISVTNQVLPLTTPLVDGEDESASLLPEVQGVILEPQIQPRPRRAFDVRGPLSPLNLWRQNIQLLERVGKGFLSTGKHPPSAKGTPLAEPSRMISVTHAATAVWKAVVNGAMHYV
- the TSC22D1 gene encoding TSC22 domain family protein 1 isoform X7, whose product is MHQPPESTAAAAAADMSARKMAHPAMFPRRGSGGGSASALGAAGTGVGSSAPSAEDFPPPSLLQPPPPAASSLSGPQPPPPQSLNLLSQAQLQAQPLAPGGTQMKKKSGFQITSVTPAQISASISSNNSIAEDTESYDDLDESHTEDLSSSEILDVSLSRATDLGEPERSSSEETLNNFQEAETPGAVSPNQPHLPQPHLPHLPQQNVVINGNAHPHPLHHHHPIHGHHLHHGHHHPSHAGVASTSIPGGPPSSPVSRKLSAAGSSDGVMPVAPTSAVSSSGSPASVMTSVRAPSTTGSLGINSVTGTNTMNNVNVTAVGSFNPPVTSSMLGNANISVSSIPSAASVSVGPAVSSGVNVNILSGMGNGTIASSAAFNSAANAAAGMTVGSVSSQQQQPTVNTSRFRVVKLDSTSEPFKKGRWTCTEFYEKENAAVPATEGVVVNKVVESVRQNPTEATSERESTSGSSVSSSVSTLSHYTESVGSGEMGTLAAPPVPPTLPGVALPQMDFSSAAPQGISAVSMPQSISQSQISQVQLPSQELGYQPKPGLQPVPLQAGIQPSPVGVVGVTSALGQQPSVASLAQPQLPYSQAAPPVQAPLPGAPPQQVQYSQPAPAVGPPMAPSHGTSVAPNPASEYVQPSPLLQTAVSSGQPTSAGVAVGATVIPMAQPQSIQLPVQPAAVQAQPAGAAGQPVGKAHTTVAAVPPGSQIATIGQQTSLPSALQQPSTQVTPSVIQQGAPPSSQIVPPAPAAILHQGVQPSASGLPQQLVIAPQSTLLPVPPQPQGVESVAPGVVSKQLPAVSPLPSASSISVTNQVLPLTTPLVDGEDESCWHFSKLAGRARRK